The following are encoded in a window of Castanea sativa cultivar Marrone di Chiusa Pesio chromosome 5, ASM4071231v1 genomic DNA:
- the LOC142635689 gene encoding serine/threonine-protein phosphatase 7 long form homolog, giving the protein MTITLQDVEVLLGIPIDGEAIVGTCALRWAVECQQMLGIVTNSMVLKGQRIQIKKLLEKIDQGLPDGAEEVVVHQYARCYILALLRDTIFADKSSDRVHTMWLQMLRDLHNPPRYSRGSTCLAWLYRELCRATDKNASQIGGALILVQYWAWSRFPFLCPRMDLPPDGAYGPPLPSSPLSIK; this is encoded by the coding sequence atgacgATCACATTACAAGACGTAGAGGTTCTGTTGGGGATTCCAATCGATGGTGAGGCAATTGTTGGAACTTGTGCCTTGAGGTGGGCTGTTGAATGTCAGCAAATGCTTggaattgttactaattctatGGTGCTTAAAGGACAGAGGATCCAAATCAAGAAGCTACTTGAAAAAATTGACCAAGGGTTACCCGATGGTGCAGAAGAGGTTGTTGTGCATCAATATGCACGGTGTTATATTCTAGCACTCCTAAGGGACACAATTTTCGCTGACAAGTCTAGCGATAGAGTGCATACGATGTGGTTGCAGATGTTGAGGGACCTTCACAATCCACCTCGGTACAGTCGGGGGAGCacttgccttgcatggttgtacagAGAGTTATGCAGGGCAACTGACAAAAACGCTAGTCAGATTGGTGGGGCCTTGATACTCGTTCAGTATTGGGCATGGTCTAGATTCCCTTTTTTGTGCCCAAGGATGGACCTCCCACCAGATGGTGCATATGGCCCACCATTACCATCTTCGCCATTGTCTATTAAGTAA
- the LOC142634141 gene encoding F-box protein At4g22280-like, translating into MWCTKICKIMDVSFPLNSGKNRKFTKKQNAKKRRKRIDDLPDPIIQHILSYLSTEEAVRTSILSKRWKYLWTSIPKLDFDEVDLDRRMMFMKFVERVLALHDPSDIKKFSLSCNVQYDTSHISAWICSVVMHKVQELYLYLRNFQELLALPPCLFTCESLEILTLHMFHSLKLPSSISFSSLKFLALETVIFSDDHSTQQLFTGCPILEDLSIIDCIWKNVKAVCFSSPMLQRFFITDKYLLDDENDDKDDLNAEADNQNDFNGCQVVIFGTSLKSFSFDGQLINDYCFYNPSSIVDASIQFFKRDAEYDFLDAHRVFKLLSGLGNVEKLTLNVHALEVLSYAKELFAHLPVFYKLTRLDFESAFPIEFDREALLTIIQNSPCLNYLSFGTQVCLPTYCGNHDSIMNPVPSCFVTNLETIEIFGFHGDEKEMHAVKILLGSASVLERIVIICDEFYFEFHGDLKKKQKEIFEQILLFPRGSRSCTVHFLLGICKAPRYSG; encoded by the exons TTACCTGACCCAATTATTCAGCACATTTTGTCATACCTTTCAACCGAAGAAGCTGTTAGAACAAGCATATTATCAAAAAGATGGAAATACCTATGGACATCCATCCccaaacttgattttgatgaagtggACCTGGATAGGAGGATGATGTTCATGAAATTTGTGGAAAGAGTGCTTGCGCTTCATGATCCTTcagatataaaaaaattctctctGTCATGTAATGTGCAATATGATACATCTCACATTAGCGCTTGGATTTGTTCTGTCGTGATGCATAAGGTTCAAGAGTTATATCTGTATCTTAGAAACTTTCAGGAATTGTTAGCATTGCCACCTTGCTTATTTACTTGTGAATCCTTAGAAATATTGACACTTCACATGTTCCACTCTCTCAAGCTCCCTTCAAGCATTAGTTTTTCTAGTCTCAAGTTTTTGGCTCTTGAGACAGTTATATTTTCCGATGATCATTCAACACAACAGCTCTTTACGGGTTGCCCAATCCTGGAGGACTTATCTATAATTGACTGCATTTGGAAAAATGTCAAGgctgtatgtttctcttctcCTATGCTTCAAAGGTTTTTCATAACTGATAAATACCTATTAGATGATGAAAATGATGATAAAGATGACCTGAATGCTGAGGCAGATAATCAGAATGATTTTAATGGTTGTCAAGTTGTGATTTTTGGAACTAGTTTGAAATCCTTTTCTTTTGATGGTCAACTCATAAATGATTATTGCTTCTACAACCCATCCTCAATAGTTGATGCATCTATTCAATTCTTCAAAAGAGACGCAGAATATGATTTCCTAGATGCTCATCGTGTATTTAAGCTTCTTAGCGGGCTTGGTAATGTGGAAAAGCTGACACTAAATGTTCATGCTCTTGAG GTTCTCAGTTATGCAAAAGAGTTATTTGCCCATCTGCCtgtattttataaattgaccCGTCTTGATTTTGAAAGTGCATTTCCAATAGAATTTGATCGTGAGGCACTGCTGACCATAATCCAGAACTCTCCTTGTCTTAACTATCTTAGTTTTGGGACG CAGGTCTGCCTACCCACATATTGTGGAAATCATGATTCGATAATGAACCCAGTGCCTTCATGTTTCGTGACAAACCTCGAGACTATCGAAATTTTTGGCTTTCATGGAGATGAAAAAGAGATGCATGCAGTAAAGATTTTGCTTGGAAGTGCGTCAGTTTTGGAGAGGATTGTCATTATCTGTGATGAATTTTATTTCGAATTCCATGGGGACttaaagaagaagcaaaaggaAATTTTTGAACAGATACTGTTGTTCCCCAGAGGATCAAGGAGCTGTACAGTACATTTCCTTTTGGGTATTTGTAAGGCTCCGCGTTATAGTGGCTAA